In the genome of Artemia franciscana chromosome 16, ASM3288406v1, whole genome shotgun sequence, the window TACACCCTcccctaaaaaagaaatatatagtcCATATTACATTAGGCTACTCATAATTATAGTGTAATATTTTCAGTATGCTTGTACCTTAAATTGTATTTTCTAGGAACTAATGTAGCAGGAACCTGTATATGTTGACAAAAAATTGTTGCACAATTTCTTTGCAGATCATCCATTTATTTGTACATAAAGGATATTTGAATATCAAAATCACTTCACCAGCAATGAAGGTTGAAAGATTAAGTAAGACAGAAGGGTCAGGCAAAGTAAGCTCTACATTTTAGACCAACTATGTTGTGGTTGCCTCTAGATCGTGATCAGCTGGTACAACCCCTTTATCTTGACAGTTTAAAGTTGAGGCTACCTCAGGAAAGTGACTTTGCATAAGTGTGCCAGATGGTAGAGGGTGACAAGTGGCAGTTTGATTACTGTACTATAACTGAATATTTGCACCTTGTAGACACTGGTTGAAAATGCTTGCTTGTCTCACTGTGTCTTTCATGTGGTGTTGTCTTCCAGTCATAATCTACTTTGATCTTACAGCTGTCAAGTGATATGGCTGACACAGTAGGTTTGTTTAGTGAGTTTGACAATGGACTGATGCAGTTGGTTAAGAAGTTGAGGTTCTTTGGGTTGCCTTGTGTTCTGCTGTATTCACTTTGAGCATGAATGGGCTAGATTGTGATGATGTTCACCATCTTTACTGGTAAGATAATGTCTCCCCTCTTTCTACAATATATTAGGGTAGAAAGGCCAAGATTTTCTTATTAATGCTTGAAGGGGATTTGTTGTTTGGCAAAAGGAAGGTTGGCTTGACCTTAACTTACAGGATCCAGCGTCTATAGGGAAAACATCCCTGTCAGACACTCTCTAGATGCATGGTTAGcttcctgtgttgttttaattGAGTTTAAAGTGAAGTTTGTTTTAGCAGTCATGtgaatataaattttctttccAGAATTaatcaagttttattttgagCAATTTAGGGTCTTTGCTTTCACAACTGTTTCAGGGAGGAAGTTCCAATTGTCAATTGCTCTGATGCTCCAAAAATTTGCTCTTGCTCTGTTCTGAGTCACTGGtttgaaaaccttatatggaTGGCCTCTTGTAGTTTTAACTTTAGCAGTCTTAAAGTAATTTTCAAAGCTAATATTCTCCAGGTTGCTATTCTCCACTTTGCCTTGTAAATTTGTATCTGATCTCCATGTTGGTGCCTATATTTTAGAGAGGGTAGCTGTAATTGGTGTAGTCTGTCTTCATAGCTCAAATCTTCTCAAGATATTGTGTCATGCTTGGACTGCAGGCTTGCAATCGTCATATCAAACTCAAGGTGAGGATGAACACAGACTGTGTTGAGCTTCTTCATGACTAGGGTGGTGACTCATCACTTCCTTAGAACTGAATTAGAATATCAGCACCTGCAGGATTAGCTATATGATAGATGTGGTAGGGATTGTTTAGAAATTCCCATAAGTTTATGAGATCTGCTTGTAGAGAAgagcagttttttttgtgaaagttGTTGATCCATAAAAGTTTAAATTGTCTGCATATATAAGCTGCTCTTAACCATGTCATGACTATTGTTTATTTTGGTAATATAgaggcttatatatatatatatatatatatatagatgtatgtATTTACTATCTTTATAAGTAAGAAATAATTGTATacgtatgtatttatttatttactttttcttgaaaatggatctgtattttgggaaaatttgtATCTTGAGATATactcatataaaaaaataatctagataggtcagaagtcaGAGTAAATTTGTTAAAAgacttaattttggtttttgcaaatgaTGTGGTTTTTGCAATTTCTTATATGATGTCATGCATTGTATAAATAAGGCTATTGGATTTCCAACACAATTTCAAAGGTGCTACCTCTGCACCCCTATTAAGAGATATGTGGTTGTTACTAACTATTGGGCACTGTTTTGGCTGTGCAAAACTTTCTAATTCCTTTTTGCTATTTAATAAATGcttaaattcctttttttgaagtgtagcttttttttatataattcttgTGTTAGTTTACTAGATAATGGTCCTAAACCATTTTAGGGCAAACCTACGTTGTTTCCTTTGTAAATATATGAATAGGGTATGTTAATTGAATCACTTTAATGCTAATATTTGGCAAGTGAATGTGTTTTTATTCTAGGCTTATATACAtttgaaatacaaatttaaagcTCATTGGACTACCACCTTTAGGTTGCTGGTTTCTAATATGGATAATCTTGGTGCaattttggaagattttttgCTTGCCTCAGATGATTCAGATGAAGATGAAGAGCTTTTACAGATAGCTAGTATTGTTAGTCATAATACACCACAAGAGGTAATTTTTTTGTCCTTAGGATTTTCTACACTTAAGTGCAGCAACAGTTTTACTTGTATGGCCGAAGGCATGACAATGATCCTTTGCAAGAAAAGTACTATGTTCCCTCTGCTTGactaacaatattttatttgttgggCGACTGACTGCAGCAACCTCAGCTATCCTATTAGGGATCTTTATTGCAAGTCCCAGTATACTAAAGAAGGTGAACCCTGTTGTATGAGCCAACAGGAATATTGCATTAACTGTAATTTCACAAATCCTCCCCCTCCTCAGAATGGTTTGTAGGACCCttgcaaagagaaaaagaataaaatatgagctaaacatttttttttctcttcccaGCACTTTTTAGAAAAGATCATGGCTTGGTCATGTTTTTGATTAAGTTAGAAACATTTAATTtgattcaaatgaaagtaaagtgTAAAGTTCAGACTTAAAACGACAgaataacataaattattcaatatatgaCGTCTAACTTTTATCCCCTTccaaataacttcttttttttatttcaacatattGTATATACCCTATACATTCAACATAGCCTATTATGAGTATTATACATGCTCTTAATAAAGTGTAATGTAACCTTTAGCTTAAGGACTGAGCAGTAGGCTAGGCATAGGGACTCCACTcacataataaatatttttctttgttttaagcttgactattattatttactttttaaatcattaatgatcattgttatattttttgcttcagagccatatttgaccactgtcatcactgtagcttccaatattctaatcttggtttgtaggcttatctttctattcttccaaactttttttaactgtgaaaaaacaccctgagctttagctattctacttttaacatcttcactgctcccaccatctttactaataatactaccaaggtaactgaagctcccaacctgatcaatcttttcgttacctaaggtcacctgttcatcttcacttattcctaaccttagtgacttagtcttcttaacattaattttcaagcctattttagcaccctgaactcgtaaaacctctaaaaattcattcattttgctcacactttcatctaatatgcttaaatcatcagcataatctaagtccaggagcgttcttcctccccatttgattccatggtctccaattgcctttcctgtgctccttaagacgaagtccatcaaaatgatccatataaagggggatagaacacaaccctgcttaactcctgatttaatacaaaaccagttgctaacctcatttcctaccttaaccgcagcagtattattctcgtacatagcgcaaatcactttaatgtatttttctggtataccatataacgataagacctttgttaacgctgttctatcaacagaatcgaaagcttgctcataatcgataaaactaaggaccaaaggtgtttgacaacgaagggacttctcaattattaacctaagagtgaaagcatggtcgacacatcctctaccttttctaaaaccgcattgttcttcccttaaaactttgtctacagcatgtctcagtctaaaaagtatcatattactcagtaatttgctacctacagagaccagactaatgcctcgataattccgacattcactcttgtcacctttcttatacagtggtttaattcaggttttcctaaaatcattgggtacttcccctttttcaaaaatcatgttcataatcttcagtagcttattcctaacctcagagccaccatatttaaggaactcattaatcatactatcagcacctggggccttattattttttaatccttctagtactgtcgctaattcttcctcactaaacaaatcttccttcacatccaaggtatcacaaactttttcattttcatctatatcttttcctgcaactgtatctcggtttagcacattctcaaaatgttccacccatctttctttaactttttccttatcactaattgtgaccccatttctatctttaactgggactagtccggatcggctactccctttcaatttattaacatgccagtataatattttactattatgccgtctagccgcatcttccagatcctcagcaattttatccatcgcctccatttcacatctccttagttcatattttaatgctttctccactttctttacattccttttgttttcatacgacctatcgctcagataattcttatacaaaccccttctactctctattaaacctaaagctttttcactaatattcctagttgctgtcttagcactcttccctaggacaccattagcaacttcacaaattgtttttctgaaattattccatccatcttccacattgtcaaattttaaaccctcaagtttagtactcaactgttcctggaatttttttctcaaattttcatcctgaagtctaccaacatcataacttcccgggagggagttactcttccgaaatttcagctttaaattaaccttagacactactagatggtgatctttacttttaacatcaataacggcactcctatacaccctagtatcttgtattgatcctgctagtcttctgtttacaataacataatcaataaggtttgctgtcttaccatcacgtgaataccatgtcaacttatgggccattttgtgaccaaacaccgtattggttatacctaggttgttatacctacaaaattgcaaaagcctatagccattactgttttcttttcctacaccaaaattacctaggctaggataccatctatccctatttctaccaacctgggcattaaaatctcctagcaaaaacaccatatttctacctggtaccctgtctatttgctcctgtaactgtaagtaaaattcatctgagtcactagtatctccatcagttggttcaatgggggcatatactactataactgataccctaaactttttagtcataaaatgagcaattagtattctattattaataccttcccagcctaaacaagacttagcagcttcctccgaaaagcagatgaaaatttactagatgttttccagagaaattgcctacggattgttctgggtacccggctgactgaccgtatttcaaacagtaggttgtacgaaaagtgtggttcaatcccgctttctggggctataatgaaagaaaggttgagatggctaggccacgttctacggatgaaggatgacagattaccgaagattgtcctttttggccaaccgtctggggctacacggaaagcaggtcgtccttgtctgggttgggaggatgtcataaataaggatttaaaggaaatgggaacttcctgggagggtgtaaagagggaggctttaaatagattaggttggaggaggagcgtgcgtagctgtgttggcctcaggcggcttggtgctgcagtgagttattagtagtagtagtaatattttttcatgatCAAATGAACAtcattttgaccaagattttcCCATAAATCCTACAGCCTCTGGTTAAATATTTTAACCCTCATAACCAACCTATAAACAAAAGagagtaaaaaatttggaatgtTGAACATTGTAATGTTTTGAGCATCCATAATTTGATGGaacaattttcatcaaaatcatattacttttatgagtttttccatttctttttttattatgcaaatttacTAACACTTTAATGTGTACGCTTAAATATAACAATTTGACATCCTTTGAATCTGCATAAAATGGAAATACTTTTATCTCAGCTACAAAGGTCTTGGTCTCATTCCTTGCAGTCTCTAGGATTGATGCAGGGTCTCATAAAGGTCATCAATTTACAAAAATGCTGGGtggcaaattttttcataaaacacTTCTGTAATCTATGGGGAGAGGGGATTTTTTCAACACAAATACTAGAAATACAAATACGAAATACAATATATTTCGATCTCCCTTCCCCCACAATTAGAACCCATGGTCAAATATGTTCAGGCAAATATGAATAATCTGTTCCACAACAGAACTTCTACTCAACcttgacatttaaaaaaacatacttATGTGTTTTAATGTAAACACTGAAGAAGTGaatttaggttaatcctaatgaaatatacctaagtatgatgaaaattcaatactttagaaacaaagtttgggctatatatttgtagattttgggggatgggggtaaagtatagcaggtcTACTTCACTATTGTGAAGTAGGAGTTGCTTTCTaccttcacactgtccaaagaCTTTACCGCCCAAAtacaaatactttacccctccccctgacgtagtggtggatttgtggttaggtctgcttgctctggtttgggttggaaagaaagttatttttgtcactggtttttaatagttctttttgcaaacaagttcgTTATAATAAGGAGAAGAAACTTTAATTTATTGTCAATTTATCTCTTTAAGCACctgtatacttttttttctactcaTACAATGAATGCTGTTTCAAAGCACCACTTTAGACtgttataatgtttttttctaggtTGCAAAAACAATATGTTATTATGAGAAGACAATACCAAAAATGAGAGATGGTGTTTTTAAATCTCACTTCCGTCTGAAGAGGGAAACAGTGGAAGTCCTCATGCAAAAAACATCCATAGAGTGTGCTGATAGGGGACTGAATATACCTGTTCAAAAGCAATTACTAATAACATTATGGATATACGCAACCCCAGACAGTTACAGATCAGTGGGGGATAGGTTTGGTGTTAGTGTTTCAAGTGTTTGTAGAGTTGTGCATAGAATAACTGATTGTATTTTTGCACTATCACCAACAATCATTGTATGGCCAACGGGTCAGAGACTATACAGTGTCATTGAAGGGTTCAGATCTTTGAATGGATTTCATGGTGTTGTAGGTGCTCTTGATGGTACTCACATTGAAATTAAGGCACCCAAGAAGCATCATTCATCATATATTAACAGAAAAGATTATCATTCTGTTCAACTCCAGGCAGTGTGTGATAATAAACTTAGATTTACAAGTGCATTTACTGGTATGCCTGGTTCGGTACATGATGAAAGAGTTTATAGGTTATCCcctttggcaaaaaatattgatagaaaaagtatcatatttgaTGCTGATCACCACATCATAGCAGATGCAGCTTAcccattaaaaaattttcttcttaccCCATTTAGGGACACAGGAAGCCTAACTGTTGATGaaggaaattataattttaagctATCATCAACAAGGATGGTAATTGAAAGGAGTTTTGGTTTTCTAAAAGGTCGTTTTCGTCGTCTGATCAAATTTCCTTCAAATAACTTGAAGTTTGTTGTTAAAGTAGTAATTGTATGTTGTACACTACATAACTTATGTATTGACAATGATGATGCCTTTATTGACTGTATTACTGACCCTAATTTAGTTAATGAAAGGGCAGAAAATGCAAGCAATAGTGATGACTCAGGCATCTCCAAAAGGACAAGAATAGCCTCTCAGCTGTAATATATACTGTTTAAGATTAGatgttgtttgttttgtatAAGACTTAATAGATAGTCAAAACAATTATTATTCTATTGTCAATTTATGTGTTTGATAGAAAATTACATGACTTCTCAATGATATATATACtcaatgatatatatatatatatatatatatatatatatatatatatatatatatatatatatatatatatatatatatatatatatatatatatatatatatatatatatatatatatatatatatatatatatatatatatattagaataTATATGTAAAGGAAGGAAATATCAACCAGCATATTAAAGGAAGATTGTAATAtctcaaataaatatattcttgttttgggtaaaaaaaaatgtataaaagtaCAAAATTGCATAATTGCAGGgtgcttttattttgtttttattttaatttgttcagTAATCCTACAATAGaacctaaatatatatatatatatatatatatatatatatatatatatatattataagtatatatatgtaAAGGAAGGAAATATCAACCAGCATATTAAAGGAAGATCGTAATAtctcaaataaatatattcttgtattgggtaaaaaaaaatgtataaaagtaCGAAATTGCATAAGAGCACAAGAATTTGTATAACAGACATACTTAACAACTTGGAATATTTTAGGTTCTATTGTAGGATTActgaacaaattaaaataaaagcacaCTTCCACCACAAAAGGGCAAATCAAGTAAACATTCAtaataaatcactaaatcatttgtaataattatcACTTAAATATTTAGCTTTGTGCTAATACAATATGCACTTCATTTGCAGTAACACTCAAAGGAATATCGTACCACAAAGGAGaaaatcaagtttaatgttttaGATATTGATAAATATAAAGCTGCTATTGCACATTTTTATCTCTTATTTCTTGTAATAACTTGAGTGCTCTCTCCCTCTGTTCATATCGTTCCTTGTGCCTCCTCTCTGCCTGTTCTGTAAGTTTGCGCAATATTTCCAccactgttttcttttttttagttttccttttttggctgaCTTCTGGCTCAGATGTGTAATCCGATTCAGATGAATGTTCACAATTTTCTTCGTCAATTTTGAAGCCATCTTCATTCGAAGCAGTAGCAACAGGGGAAATTTCTGGCTTCTTTGCCATCAGATTGTCCATTTCATCATAAAATTGCCATGTTATTCTTCCCTCCCcactttgctgtttttttttcttttttctgtttatattgtgccttcaaattttgaaactttattttgcATTGTTCCCAAGAAAATTTGTACAGTGAATTCTCCAATGTTGTGGATGCAGTTTCCCAAAACTTTCTTGAATAGTTGCTGGTACCTTCCTTGTCTTTGCATAATTGTATTAAAATCAACGTGGAACGTTTATCCCATTCTTTGTTCATTGCTGGGGTATCTTCATAACTGGCATTAGATCGTGTCTCTTCTAGTAGCCCAGTTTTGTCTCTAGTATTAGTAGTTTTGGCTAATGTTGCAATTGGAGCTTCTACCCCATTAAAGCCCTGTTCCATCAATGTGGAAGGCCTATTGCATTCTTTGTTAATTGCTGGGGCATCTAGACAACTGGCATTAGACAGTGTTGGTTGTGGTAATTCAGTTTTGTTTCCTGCATTAGTTGTTTCAGCCAACATGACAATTGGTGCTCCCTGAAGAACTGCTCCAGCTGCAACAGCTTCTTTGACAGACATCCAAAAAAAATCACCTGGAAAATCAGGAAATATGACACTGAACATATTTCACACTGCAATAACAATGCAGGGACATGTTaccacaaagaaaataaagatggAAAATTATACTGGAATAAGAATCTAAACATTGAATAGCAATGTTTCTTCTAAAAAGAGATTGTTTATGAATGatattttttagcataaagttTATGTTCTTTCCTCAATGGCTCCAACAGGCTATGAATTTCACAATTATTTCTGtcctttttaaaatcaagaCACAAACATTTACCAAATAAAGATCAATAATCTAGTCAAACTtctaacaaacagaaattatgcaaaaaacaagagtataattgttttgataCAACTGAAAATTTCCATTACTATAACCAGGCCCAAATGTTGGATTTGTCTTGGTGGGAACACATATTTAGGAGGGGGCACAAAGTTGTAAATTagacaaattatataaaaaacatttgaaagttTTGCAAAAACATAAAGACTCCAAGACTTACATCCTTGCTTGACTGTTAAGCAAAACTTAGAATTGTTAATCTGATCAGCCTATTATATACAAGAATAAGCAGTTGCTATGGAATATACAAATGGTATACTAAAATCACTATCTTAAGCAATTTGCAGGGAAAATTCagtaatttaagaaatattgtcCTATGTTAAACATATagagattttagaaaattcaaagaattatgtttttcaactaaagaataataaaaagcttTCAATAATACAATCACAAATCCCCCCAAAGACTCCAGGACCTGTTAAGGAGGGGGGTCatgaaacaaaacttaaaaacactAAAAGGATTTTGGATGTGTAGGTCTTTCAAATTTGTAGCATTAGATAGCCAATTCCAATTATTTAGCTGCTTTCAAAAGTACTTATTGCAATAAATTATTAGCTTATTGTGTTTCAAATCTCAATAAGCTGCATTTGGTCCTTTtgcagatagaatttttttttgaatattattaaattattataattaattagatTATTCTAAATTAATTAGAATGAAGTAACAGTATTGTTTGTTAGTTTCAAAGGTTCTATTGGTTAGTAAGATCTTTTTCTGAGAAATTCATTTTGAAATCCAAATTCCATTAAAtggaataaaatcaaaacacttaTTCGATAAGATATAGTGATTAATTTTTGAATGCAGGTGAGGTTGCATTTATTGCTGCAAACATGATATTGAAAATAAGTTTACATAGATTTTATTCCCTCACCTGAACCACTATCCATTAAGCACATGTTGTTTTCATAGCAAATGCCAACCAGTGAGCAAATAACAGCCTTTCTCCCATCATGAGCCATTGTTTCTAGAAGAATTGGAAGCgtaattttatgattacagTAAATAtctcttaaaaaagacacttaCTCAGCCAGATTCAatacatttttaccattttctcttttattataTTGATAAATCCAAAATTGCTGAGAATTCTATGAATGaacataattatatattaaacaattAGACTGCTTCCATTAATTCTTTTCCCTAATATTGGCTATTATGTTGCCTTTGTTCATGTTCATTGTTATTGTTTTTGCAtacaatattaataataaattcaaGTGGTTTAGAGGTTTTGAGAGGGGGAGGGAAGGGACAGGTAGCTCTACTCTTATTTTGTAAACTTTGATGAGTATTGTTTTTTTGGCTATAAAAGGAATAATTGTAATTTGTATGGTTTTCCTACTTAAGTATCAAGATTTTGGCctgcatttttattttggagCAAATTTCCTATAACGTCTTATTAATTATCCTAACATGCAGAAATATCTCAGCCCTGTtttgacacacacacacacacaaaatcaacaatatccAGTGCCTGTTTTGAGTGGCCATATATCATTCATTCAGTTTTGGACAAATTTGGGCCAAAATAGTTACAAATTGTGTAATAAGGGAATTCATCAAATTTCAAAGTCACCAAATTTTCAACAACATGGAAAGAGTTGTAGATTTTACTGTCACTGAAGTCCTAATCTGCAAAAATTACTGCTAAGCTGTCATCAAGAGGTAAGTATCATAGTACAGTAAAGAATTATATAGACCTAGGGAAATAATAGCTAATGTCCATTAACTATTTGGATCTGTCTTAGGTTCTTTTTTTCAGACTTGGGCAACTTTTCAAATTTCAGGAATGATCTTAAGTACTATAGATGGATTGATAATATGAAGTAGCTAGCAGAAATTACACACAAGATTTGttaaattatttgagaaatccCATCTAAACTCAACTTTTGTTCTTCAACACTGAAGTTCATTGGGATTAAAATGGGGAATAaacattttagaattttcagacAATGTAAGATATTTGTTATGAATGTGGTGGACTAATTACCATCTTTGCATAtatactccccctcccctaTAATGGGGATAAAGATAGGCCTAGGCTTTATACTAAACTTTGGAAATGTTTTTCACATTAACATAATATTATGAAACAAGTTTTGAAGACAAAAAACAATGCAAACCAACATAATCAGCGAAGTTGTAACTAAGCTATGGCTATATATGGTGTTAGAAAGGGGGCTGGGGTGCACCTGCAAGGGTAGTAActaatatatttggaatcagtaatGTAAGGGCACATAGAATGATGAGGTAACTAGCACAgtaattaaaaacgaaaactCTAAATGTATCATCTtttattaaggtaaaatatcaAGCAGTCAGACAGCTAATTGccactttaaaatttaaattaataaaaaatctcTATTATACCACCTAGAGTTAGGAATATTTGCTAATGAATTTGCCCTAACTTATTCTTAATAAGTCTTTGATTTGCTTGAATATTTCAACCATATACAATGTTGAATATTATGAATGTACTGATAGTGCAGCCTAATCTtgtatacatatttttaaagtttgagcataatcttgaaaaatgctaaCAAATCTTGGACAGAGGATTTTCAAGTTAGGACAAACTATCTAAGTCACAGACAGGCTGAATTTTTGGACAAATTTAATCTAAGTGTTGCAAAGGAGAGTAATAGTAATTAAATAGGCTAGACTTAAAGGATTcaattttgctgaaaattaaattttgaaatctttCTGACATTGAGTGATGATGGTGATGCAATATGGCAACACCAGCTGTTTTTTTGCTC includes:
- the LOC136036856 gene encoding putative nuclease HARBI1 isoform X2, with product MKVERLSKTEGSGKVAKTICYYEKTIPKMRDGVFKSHFRLKRETVEVLMQKTSIECADRGLNIPVQKQLLITLWIYATPDSYRSVGDRFGVSVSSVCRVVHRITDCIFALSPTIIVWPTGQRLYSVIEGFRSLNGFHGVVGALDGTHIEIKAPKKHHSSYINRKDYHSVQLQAVCDNKLRFTSAFTGMPGSVHDERVYRLSPLAKNIDRKSIIFDADHHIIADAAYPLKNFLLTPFRDTGSLTVDEGNYNFKLSSTRMVIERSFGFLKGRFRRLIKFPSNNLKFVVKVVIVCCTLHNLCIDNDDAFIDCITDPNLVNERAENASNSDDSGISKRTRIASQL
- the LOC136036856 gene encoding putative nuclease HARBI1 isoform X1, which codes for MDNLGAILEDFLLASDDSDEDEELLQIASIVSHNTPQEVAKTICYYEKTIPKMRDGVFKSHFRLKRETVEVLMQKTSIECADRGLNIPVQKQLLITLWIYATPDSYRSVGDRFGVSVSSVCRVVHRITDCIFALSPTIIVWPTGQRLYSVIEGFRSLNGFHGVVGALDGTHIEIKAPKKHHSSYINRKDYHSVQLQAVCDNKLRFTSAFTGMPGSVHDERVYRLSPLAKNIDRKSIIFDADHHIIADAAYPLKNFLLTPFRDTGSLTVDEGNYNFKLSSTRMVIERSFGFLKGRFRRLIKFPSNNLKFVVKVVIVCCTLHNLCIDNDDAFIDCITDPNLVNERAENASNSDDSGISKRTRIASQL
- the LOC136036856 gene encoding putative nuclease HARBI1 isoform X3 encodes the protein MRDGVFKSHFRLKRETVEVLMQKTSIECADRGLNIPVQKQLLITLWIYATPDSYRSVGDRFGVSVSSVCRVVHRITDCIFALSPTIIVWPTGQRLYSVIEGFRSLNGFHGVVGALDGTHIEIKAPKKHHSSYINRKDYHSVQLQAVCDNKLRFTSAFTGMPGSVHDERVYRLSPLAKNIDRKSIIFDADHHIIADAAYPLKNFLLTPFRDTGSLTVDEGNYNFKLSSTRMVIERSFGFLKGRFRRLIKFPSNNLKFVVKVVIVCCTLHNLCIDNDDAFIDCITDPNLVNERAENASNSDDSGISKRTRIASQL
- the LOC136037131 gene encoding uncharacterized protein LOC136037131, which codes for MAHDGRKAVICSLVGICYENNMCLMDSGSGDFFWMSVKEAVAAGAVLQGAPIVMLAETTNAGNKTELPQPTLSNASCLDAPAINKECNRPSTLMEQGFNGVEAPIATLAKTTNTRDKTGLLEETRSNASYEDTPAMNKEWDKRSTLILIQLCKDKEGTSNYSRKFWETASTTLENSLYKFSWEQCKIKFQNLKAQYKQKKEKKTAKWGGKNNMAIL